In the Anaerostipes caccae L1-92 genome, GTAATTGTGGCAGTAGCACTCATAGCAGGATAGAGATCCTCCGCATCACTGAGTTCTATAGTCACAGGATAGGTGGCTACCCCGTCCGTATTGGTCCCGATCTTGGAAACTTTGGTCACCGTTCCTTTAAATGTTTTATCCTCTATCGCATCCGCTGTCACTGATACGCTCTGTCCGGTCTTAATCTCTTTGATATCCAGCTCATCCACATCAATGTTTACCTTATAAGCTGTTGTACTCACCACTTTACAGAAGGTTTTCCCCTTAGATACCGTGGTTCCTGCGGAGGCTGAAAGTTCATCCACCACTCCGTCATACTTTGCCGTCACCGTCAGATTCTTCTTTTCCTTTTTTAATTCTTCCAGCTGGTCAACCAAAGCCTCATGTTTTGCCAGATTGCTCTCGTATGTTTTTGAATATCCCGCTCCGCTCAATGTGATCAGTGTCGTTCCCGAATACACCTTCTGATTTTTGGACACTTCAATGGAACTCACCGTTCCCTTGTCTCCCGTCACTGTGATCGGGCTGTTGGACTTCAGCTTTCCTGAACCCAGCTTTTTATTGCTGCTGTTATATACAGAAGCCTTTGTATCTACATCATAATAGTAACTGTCGGAGATCACTGCTGTGGCTTTCCCGGAACTGACACCGGAAATCTTCCCGGACACCGAATATTCTCCAAATTTTACGGTGACACTGTCTCCTGTCTTTACGGTTTGTGAGGGCTTAAACTCTATCTTGAGCTTTCCGTCCGCCGAGATTTCCATCAGAGCGCCTTTGCTGTCCATGGTCTTCGCCACTGCTGTACCATCTTTTGCATAAATGCGTTTTACCCTTCCGGAAACTTTAGAACTGATCGTACTTGACGCGCTCTCCGCTCCCTGTGAAAGGGTGCTCTCCAGAGAGGAGATCTGATTTTCCAGACTGCTGATCGAATCCTCCAGCGAAGAACTTGTGAGCACTGCTATGGTATCCCCTTTCTTCACTGAGGAACCGTCTTTCTTTTTAATCGACTGTACGCTCACATCACTGGAAAAAGAGATGGTCTGGGTGGCAGCAGATGCCACCGAACCGCTTCCCTCCACCGTCTTTTTGATCGTTCCCTTTGTGGCCTTCTGAGTCTGGATCTGATTCCCGCCTTTTGCCTTCCTGGTCAAGGCCAATCTTCCTGCAAATACACCGGCCAACACAAATAAAACCAACAAAGCGGCCGTCAGCTTCTTGTGTTTTTTCATTTTTCCCGGTATCATAACCATGATATCCTTCCATTTTTTCTTCATGAATATAAGCCTCCCTATCCTTCTTTTATAGATGTTTTTATCATATAGGAAGAATTTGAAAGGCTTATGATCAATATGTGAAGAAACTATGGAACTATACCACACAGCAGAAAGGAACCGCATCTTATGAATTGGGATGGAAAACGTTATTACTCTTTTAATTCTTATTTAAAGCAGACCTTCGGAGAAAAAGTATACAAAATATCTTTAAACGGTGGCTTCACCTGCCCAAACCGGGACGGCACCCTTGGAACCAGAGGCTGTATTTTCTGCAGCGAAGGAGGCTCCGGAGATTTTGCACCCGACGCTGTTCTCCCCATTGGTGAACAGATTGAAGAAGGCATCCGCATGATCAGGCAAAAGACAGATGCATCAAAATATATCGCCTACTTTCAGGCGTTTACCAATACCTATGCCCCATATGAAAAGCTTCATTCTCTTTTTTATGATGCGATTTTAAGGAAAGAAATTGTGGGACTGGCTGTGGGGACCCGTCCGGACTGTCTTCCCCCGGACGTGCTTAAACTGCTCGATGAACTGAATCAGATAAAACCCGTCTTCGTGGAACTTGGACTCCAGACCATCCATGAGAAAACTGCACAATTCATCCGAAGAGGCTATCCTCTTTCCTGTTTTGAACAGGCAGTAAAAGCACTGCACGATCTGGGGATCAATGTTGTCGTCCACCTGATCCTCGGACTGCCGGGTGAAACGGAAGAGATGATGCTTCAGTCCGTCCGGTATTTAAACCAGCTGCCGGTAAACGGAGTGAAGTTTTCCCTCCTTCATGTGCTGAAACACACTGATCTCGGCATGCTGTACGAAGAAAACCCATTTCCGGTATATGACCTCGATGACTATGTTGATCTCGTCATCCGCTGTATGGAAGAACTACGGGAAGATATCGTCATCCACCGCCTGACAGGGGACGGACCCAAAGATCTGCTGATCGCTCCCCGCTGGACGCTCAACAAAAGAAAAGTATTGAATGAGATTTCCCGGCGCATGAAAGAGACGGGCAGCCGTCAGGGAAAAAGTTTCATCTGAGAAATTTTAATAGGACGTAAAAATACCCTTTCGGAACCTCAACCATGGCTCCAAAAGGGTATTCATTATTTATGGTGCTTTTTGTCCGGCTCAGGTTTCTTTTTTCTGCCTTCATAAGTGTTGTTGTCACACATATTGTTATTGCCGATCTCCACTCCTTTTTTAATCGGAGCGATCAAAAAACCGATGACCACACCCATCCAGAGCCAGAATCCGCCGAAGAAAAATGCTTCTTTTTTTGTCATAATGAGTTCCTCCTTTGATTGTCTCCATTATAACATCCGGCATGGCTGAAATCAATGAAAGCTAAAGTACCTCTGTGATATCCTCCAATGAATCCACAATCACATCCGGCTTCACATCACTTTTCTCCACATCCTCCAAAGTACTCTCCCCGGAAAGTACCAGGATGGAAGTCACGGGACTTCCGTCCGCCACTGCAATATCCGTGTACAGCCGGTCGCCTACGATAGCGATCTCTTCCGGGCGGTACCCTGACTGCTCCACAAAATAATTCAGCGTATGCTTGGAAGGTTTCCCAAAGAATTCAGGAAAGCGTCCCGTGGATGCCTCCACCAGCTTCGCCATGGAACCGCAGTCCGGTATGAAGTTTCCGCCTTCCATCGGACAGTTCCAGTCCGGATTGATGCCGTAATAGGTACAGCCGTTTCTCACATAATGACAGGCTTTCGAAATCTTCTCATAAGTAAGTGTAGTATCAAATCCAAGGATCACGATATCCGGGTTTTCGTCCACAAGCGGCATGTCAAAGGCTTCAAACTCTTTTAACAGCGAAGGGGTTCCTACCACATAGAGGGTTTCCCCCGGATGATTCTTTTTTAAATACTGAATCATTACATGACTGGAAATCATCATTTGCTCCGGTGTAATGGATATTCCCATTCCCGAAAGTTTATCTATGTAGGCCTGCTGGCTCTTGGAAGAATTATTCGTAAAGAAATAATACTCCCTCCCTGTGTCTTCCACTTTCTTTAAAAAGTCCTGTGTAAACGGAAACAAGTCATTTCCAAGATAGATGGTCCCGTCCATGTCGAGGACAAAACATTTGATATCTTTCACTGCCTGAATATTTTGCTTCATCTGTCTTTCTCCTTAATCTTCATCATAAAAGCGATGTGTGATCTTCTCCGCGATCTCCTGCATCTTTCCTTTTTCCACTGCCAGGTCTAAGACGCTGTACCGGTCTCTGACTTTGTATCCGTCAAGCAGACTCTGATAAAACAGATCCCTGTCGATTCCGATTTCTTTTGGGGAAACCGGCGCACCTACGGTTTTTAAAAGTCCTTCCACATATTCCCTGGAAGGCGCCAGCTTCTTTGCCGCCTCCGGTATTTCGTCACCCATGATCTCGAAAATTTCCGCAATGATCGGTGTAGCGATGCCCACTTTGATTCCGTGGAGCTCCGGATACTTTTTCCTTGCGATGAATTCCATCTCCCAGTAATGACTGAGCATATGCTCTGCTCCGGATGCCGGACGGGATACGCCGATCAGTCCCATGGCTACTCCGGTGAGCGTCAGCGCCTCGATCAGATAGAGAACTGCTTCTTCGTCCCTGTCTGCAAGTGCCTCTGCACTTCCGGTTACTTTATCGAGGGCTTTCTGCACGAGAGTCACACATGTCTCACAGCAGTATTCCCCGGTCATCTCCCTGGACAAATACCAGTCTGCGAGAGCGGTAAGTTTTCCGATCACATCCCCGAATCCGGCGCGGATCATATGCATCGGCGCCTGCTTCATGATGTCTGTATCTCCTAGGATACCGTAAGGAAGGGTTGCAATAAAGGAAATCTTCTTTCCTCCTAGGATCAGAGGAGCTCCGTCTGATGCATAGCCGTCCATGGAAGGTGCGGTGCAGACAACGATATATGGGATCTTTGTCCTGGCTGACATATATTTTACCATATCATTCAAAGTTCCGGAACCTGCCGCGATTAAAACATCCGTCTCCGGCTCCAGGTTTAAGAACATGGTTCCCACAGCCTGCTCATCCGGGATCAGAATATCTTCCCCTGAATCCAGTACCACACTTTTCACCTGAAATCCTGCATCCTTCAACAGTGTTTCCGCAGTTTCTCCCGCTGCTTTGTATGTATTGTTGTCGCTCAGCATGTAGACTTTCTTTGCGCCAAGGCCCTTCACCATTTCCGGCAGTTCTTTGATCACTCCCTGGCCCATCACCAGCTTGTCGATATCCAGAGTATGATGCCTTCCGCAGCTGCAGTCAAAACTTGCCTTTGCCATTTCATTCATAGAATAGTTTAAGATCTCATCCATTTCGCTTCCTCCCGAATCTTACTTTCAAATATAGTTACCACCTGCAACAAAAATAATACCACTGGTAATATAACTTCATTTTACTTCCATTCTATGATAAAATCCATACCTTATTTTGAACATTTGTATAAATACTTTTAAAATTGAATTTATACATACATTTGTATAAATATCTATGAGTTTGACTCTTTGCAACCTGCTCCAGCAGACATTACGTCCATTTTGACCAGTTTGGAGGCCTTGCATTCGAAGAGATGTTAGTTTTTCTTCTTTCAGCAAAGGCTCGGAGACAATGAGGTTCAATTCACTAAATTCGCACTTCGCCTACGGCTCCTGCTCATTAAGTTCCTTCGAACGGCCTTCGTACTAAGCTCAGTCCGCACTTCGTTTGCCTTCCCTAAGTACTCTAGGCCAGTGTCAGCGAGTTCCGAACGGGCCGCCGCAGAGACTTTGATGAAAGTTAGAAAATCTTACATCTCTGAGACAGCAAGCCGGAAAACTGGTCAAAATGTCATATGAATTCAATCGTATTTCCCGGTGCAAAATCTGCAGATGTCAAAGGCTCCTCACCTTTTACCGCCTCCACCATAATACATCCCGGGCGCTCTGCTTCCGGGCCGCCCTTAAAGCTTACCGTACAATGTCCAAGTCCCCGGAGAGTCTCGTTTGCTTCTGTACCCACTGCCGTCACTTCAAATCCTTTTTCATTAATCAGCATCATATCTCCGGGCTCAATATTGGCTCTCAGCTCTTCAATCGTATGCAGCACACAGAGATCCTCAAATGCAGGCGGCGCATTATCATTAAACAGAATGATAAAGTTTGACTCAGGATCTCCTAAAAACGTCAGCGAGTCTTTCCCCAGCTTTTGGATTCTTGTAAAATATTTCATTTCATCTCTCCCTTACTGATAAATACGGTTGGTTATTTTTTCTGCAATTTCTTCTAGTTTTCCTGTTTTCAGGGCCAGTTCCAGAATACTGTACCGGTTTCTTACCTTGTATCCCTCCAAAATGCTGTTATAAAACAGTTCTCTGTCAATTCCGATATTCGTCGGATATACCGGCGCTCCCACTGTCTTTAAGAGGCCTTCCACATATTCTCTGGAAGGCGCCAGTTTCATGGCTTCTTCTGGCACCTCGTCCTTCATCAGTTCAAATATTTCCGCAATCACTGGCGTCGCGATGCCGACCTTGATGCCGTGCAGTTCCGGGAATTTTCCCTTGGCGATAAAGTCCATCTCCCAGTAGTGGCTGAGCATATGTTCTGCCCCTGAAGCCGGGCGGGATACACCGATCAGACCCATAGCCACCCCTGTGAGGGTCAGCGCTTCAATCAGGTAAAGGACCGCGTCATCGTCCCTCTTTGCCAGGGCTTCTGCGCTGCCTGTGACTTTGTCCAGTGCTCTCTGCACAAGGGTCACACAGGTCTCACAGCAGTACTCATCCACATTTTCTTTTGCCAGATACCAGTCGGCAAGGGCGGTCAGTTTGCCCAGCACATCGCCGAATCCGGCGTGGATCATATGCATCGGCGCCTGCTTCATGATATCCGTGTCCCCGATGACGCCGTAAGGAAGTGTGGCGACAAAGGATATTTTCCTTCCCTCCAGAATCAGCGGTGCCCCGTCGGCCACATATCCGTCCATGGAGGGAGCCGTACAGACGATCACATATGGAATCTTTGTTCTCGCAGACATATATTTTGCCATATCATTGATGGTCCCTGAGCCAACGGCAACGATCACTGCCGTATCCGGCTCCAGATTGAGGAACATCGTTCCCACGGCCTGTTCGTTGGGGATCAGGATATCATCCCCGGAATCCAGCATTACATTTTTCACAAGATAATCCTCGGCTTCCAGAATCGAGAGCACCCGGTCTCCCGCTGCCTCAAATGTGTGATTATCACTGAGCATGTAAACCTTTTTGCCGGAAAACGGCTCCAGTACTTTCGGAAGTTCCTTTAGAACCCCCTGCCCCATGATGATATGCCTGATATCCAGTGTATGATGTCTGCCGCAGCTGCAGTCAAAATCTGCTCCTGCCATTTCATTCATTGAATAATTTAAAACTTCATCCATATGCTCTCCTCCTGCCTATTTGCTGAATTGTTTCTCGTAATAAGTAATCCTCTCGACCTTTTCGGTAGACGG is a window encoding:
- a CDS encoding sn-glycerol-1-phosphate dehydrogenase; its protein translation is MDEILNYSMNEMAKASFDCSCGRHHTLDIDKLVMGQGVIKELPEMVKGLGAKKVYMLSDNNTYKAAGETAETLLKDAGFQVKSVVLDSGEDILIPDEQAVGTMFLNLEPETDVLIAAGSGTLNDMVKYMSARTKIPYIVVCTAPSMDGYASDGAPLILGGKKISFIATLPYGILGDTDIMKQAPMHMIRAGFGDVIGKLTALADWYLSREMTGEYCCETCVTLVQKALDKVTGSAEALADRDEEAVLYLIEALTLTGVAMGLIGVSRPASGAEHMLSHYWEMEFIARKKYPELHGIKVGIATPIIAEIFEIMGDEIPEAAKKLAPSREYVEGLLKTVGAPVSPKEIGIDRDLFYQSLLDGYKVRDRYSVLDLAVEKGKMQEIAEKITHRFYDED
- a CDS encoding sn-glycerol-1-phosphate dehydrogenase, which gives rise to MDEVLNYSMNEMAGADFDCSCGRHHTLDIRHIIMGQGVLKELPKVLEPFSGKKVYMLSDNHTFEAAGDRVLSILEAEDYLVKNVMLDSGDDILIPNEQAVGTMFLNLEPDTAVIVAVGSGTINDMAKYMSARTKIPYVIVCTAPSMDGYVADGAPLILEGRKISFVATLPYGVIGDTDIMKQAPMHMIHAGFGDVLGKLTALADWYLAKENVDEYCCETCVTLVQRALDKVTGSAEALAKRDDDAVLYLIEALTLTGVAMGLIGVSRPASGAEHMLSHYWEMDFIAKGKFPELHGIKVGIATPVIAEIFELMKDEVPEEAMKLAPSREYVEGLLKTVGAPVYPTNIGIDRELFYNSILEGYKVRNRYSILELALKTGKLEEIAEKITNRIYQ
- a CDS encoding TIGR01212 family radical SAM protein (This family includes YhcC from E. coli K-12, an uncharacterized radical SAM protein.), encoding MNWDGKRYYSFNSYLKQTFGEKVYKISLNGGFTCPNRDGTLGTRGCIFCSEGGSGDFAPDAVLPIGEQIEEGIRMIRQKTDASKYIAYFQAFTNTYAPYEKLHSLFYDAILRKEIVGLAVGTRPDCLPPDVLKLLDELNQIKPVFVELGLQTIHEKTAQFIRRGYPLSCFEQAVKALHDLGINVVVHLILGLPGETEEMMLQSVRYLNQLPVNGVKFSLLHVLKHTDLGMLYEENPFPVYDLDDYVDLVIRCMEELREDIVIHRLTGDGPKDLLIAPRWTLNKRKVLNEISRRMKETGSRQGKSFI
- a CDS encoding PTS glucitol/sorbitol transporter subunit IIA, translated to MKYFTRIQKLGKDSLTFLGDPESNFIILFNDNAPPAFEDLCVLHTIEELRANIEPGDMMLINEKGFEVTAVGTEANETLRGLGHCTVSFKGGPEAERPGCIMVEAVKGEEPLTSADFAPGNTIEFI
- a CDS encoding HAD-IIA family hydrolase — translated: MKQNIQAVKDIKCFVLDMDGTIYLGNDLFPFTQDFLKKVEDTGREYYFFTNNSSKSQQAYIDKLSGMGISITPEQMMISSHVMIQYLKKNHPGETLYVVGTPSLLKEFEAFDMPLVDENPDIVILGFDTTLTYEKISKACHYVRNGCTYYGINPDWNCPMEGGNFIPDCGSMAKLVEASTGRFPEFFGKPSKHTLNYFVEQSGYRPEEIAIVGDRLYTDIAVADGSPVTSILVLSGESTLEDVEKSDVKPDVIVDSLEDITEVL
- a CDS encoding efflux RND transporter periplasmic adaptor subunit, encoding MKKKWKDIMVMIPGKMKKHKKLTAALLVLFVLAGVFAGRLALTRKAKGGNQIQTQKATKGTIKKTVEGSGSVASAATQTISFSSDVSVQSIKKKDGSSVKKGDTIAVLTSSSLEDSISSLENQISSLESTLSQGAESASSTISSKVSGRVKRIYAKDGTAVAKTMDSKGALMEISADGKLKIEFKPSQTVKTGDSVTVKFGEYSVSGKISGVSSGKATAVISDSYYYDVDTKASVYNSSNKKLGSGKLKSNSPITVTGDKGTVSSIEVSKNQKVYSGTTLITLSGAGYSKTYESNLAKHEALVDQLEELKKEKKNLTVTAKYDGVVDELSASAGTTVSKGKTFCKVVSTTAYKVNIDVDELDIKEIKTGQSVSVTADAIEDKTFKGTVTKVSKIGTNTDGVATYPVTIELSDAEDLYPAMSATATITTQEASDAVLVPVSAVQSKNGKNYVAVVSDKSEEGTLKEVEVGIMNDSNAQITSGISEGDQVQVITKNTSNKSEGDKMMGPDGLGGGNGKGGGSGAPGGGSGMPGGSR